DNA sequence from the Nocardioides jiangxiensis genome:
TGCGCCGGCATCAAGAAGCAGTACCCGCTGGGCTACGACGCTCCGGCCGAGGGCCTGGCCCCGCAGTACGTCATCGAGCGCCTCGGTGCGATCTCCGGTCCGGAGACGATCTTCGCGGCGGGCGTCGGCCAGCACCAGATGTGGGCTGCCCAGTTCATCTCCTACGAGAACCCCAACACCTGGCTCAACTCCGGTGGCGCCGGCACGATGGGCTACTCGGTGCCCGCTGCCATGGGTGCCAAGGTCGCCTGCCCGGACACGACCGTCTGGTCGATCGACGGTGATGGCTGCTTCCAGATGACCAACCAGGAGCTCGCGACCTGCGCGATCGAGGACATCCCGATCAAGGTCGCCGTGGTCAACAACGACAACCTCGGCATGGTCCGGCAGTGGCAGACGCTCTTCTACAAGGAGCGCTACTCCAACACCGACCTGCAGAAGCACGACAAGCCGGTTCGCATCCCCGACTTCCCGAAGCTCGCGGAGGCCTACGGCTGCGTCGGCCTCTCGTGCGACTCGCCGGCCGAGGTCGACGCCGTCATCAAGAAGGCGATGGAGATCGACGACCAGCCGGTCGTGATCGACTTCCGGGTCCACAAGGACGCGATGGTCTGGCCGATGATCGCCGGTGGCGCCAGCAACGACGAGATCCAGTACGCGCGCGACCTCGCGCCCAAGTTCGACGAGGATGACCTCTGATGGCCCGTCACACCCTCTCGGTCCTGGTCGAGAACAAGCCCGGCGTCCTGGCCCGCATCGCGGCGCTCTTCAGCCGTCGCGGCTTCAACATCGACTCGCTCGCGGTCGGCCCGACCGAGCACAGCGACGTCTCGCGCATGACCATCGTGGTCAACGTCGAGGAGACCCCGCTCGAGCAGGTCACCAAGCAGCTCAACAAGCTGATCGAGGTGCTGAAGATCGTCGAGCTCGACGGCAGCGCCTCGGTCAACCGCGAGCTGCTCCTGGTCAAGCTCAAGGCAGACGCCGAGAGCCGTGGCCAGGTCCTCGACGTGGTCCAGCTCTTCTCGGCCGACGTCGTCGACGTGGCCCCGGACGCGGTCACGGTCCAGCTGGTCGGCAGCAGCCAGCGACTCTCCGACTTCCTCAAGGTCGTCGAGCCGTTCGGCATCCGCGAGCTGGTCCAGTCGGGCATGGTCGCGATCGGTCGTGGCCCGCGCTCGATCTCGGAGCGCACCCTGCGCCCCGTCGCAGTTCCGACCCCGCCGCCCGCTGCCGGCTGAGTCCCCAGCCGGCCGCCGGCCGGGTGTCCCCCTGACAATCCCTACGTACAACCCCACCAGAAGGAGAGCCCATCGTGGCTGAGATGTTCTACGACGACGACGCCGACCTGAGCCTGATCCAGGGCAAGCAGGTCGCTGTCATCGGTTACGGCAGCCAGGGCCACGCCCACGCCCTCAACCTGCGCGACTCCGGCGTCGACGTGCGGATCGGCCTCAAGGCCGACTCGAAGTCGATCGCCAAGGCCGAGGCCGAGGGCCTGCGCGTCCTGACGGTCGCCGAGGCCGTGGAGGAGGCTGACGTCATCGTCATCCTCGCTCCCGACCAGCACCAGCGGAAGATCTACGCCGAGGACATCAAGCCGCACCTCGCCGAGGGCGACACCCTCGTCTTCGGTCACGGCTTCAACATCCGCTTCGGCTACATCGAGGCCCCCGAGGGCGTCGACGTGATCATGGTCGCCCCGAAGGCCCCGGGCCACACCGTCCGCCGCGAGTACGTCGCGGGCCGCGGCATCCCGGACATCATCGCCGTCGAGAAGGACGCCTCCGGCAACGCGCTGGAGCTCGCGAAGTCCTACGCGAAGGCGATCGGCGGCACCCGCGCCGGCGTCATCATGACCACCTTCACCGAGGAGACCGAGACCGACCTGTTCGGTGAGCAGGCCGTCCTCTGCGGTGGCGTCTCTCAGCTCGTCATGTACGGCTTCGAGACCCTGACCGAGGCCGGCTACCAGCCGGAGGTCGCCTACTTCGAGTGCCTCCACGAGCTCAAGCTCATCGTCGACCTGATGTGGGAGGGCGGCATCGCCAAGCAGCGCTGGTCCGTCTCCGACACGGCCGAGTACGGCGACTACGTCTCGGGCCCGCGCGTCATCGACCCGCGCGTCAAGGAGAACATGAAGGCCGTCCTCGCGGACATCCAGTCGGGTGCCTTCGCGAAGCGCTTCATCGACGACCAGGACGCCGGTGCCCCGGAGTTCCTCGAGCTCCGCGCCAAGGGCGCTGCCCACCCGATCGAGGAGACCGGCCGCAAGCTCCGTGGCCTCTTCTCGTGGAAGCAGCAGGACGCCGACTACACCGAGGGCTCGGCCGCGCGCTGACCCGACGCCACGTCGTACGACGACGCCCCCGACCGGACCCGGTCGGGGGCGTCGTCCCTTTCAGTCGCGTGTCACTTGACCTCGGTGCGCAGCACGAGCCGCAGGCCGACGAGGAAGGGCACGACGATCCAGAGCAGGGTCGTCACGCCGAGCTGGGTCCACTGCTCACCGGTCAGTGCGCTGTCGAAGAGCAGGAAGCGGGTCTGGTTGAGGTCGAACCAGCCGGCGTGGTCGGCCCACCACTGCTGCGAGGAGGCCAGTGCGCCGGAGACGCCCGGGAGCACGAAGTTCACGACGAAGTAGCCGACGACGGCGGCGGGCGAGCTGCGGAAGAGCAGGCCGAGGGCGAGGCCCAGCAGCATGCCGAGCTCGTTGGCCAGGACGATCTTCGCGAACGATGCGGCGCTGATGTCCCAGATCGCCTCGTTGCCGGTCACGAGCGAGGTCACCACGTTGCCGAGGGCGCCGATGCCGAGCGCGAGCAGCATCGAGACGACGCCGATGGCGAGCACGTCGACGACCTTCGCGCCGATGACGCGTGGCCGGCTCGGCACGAGGGTGAACGTCGTGAGCGCGGTGCGCTGGCTCCACTCACTGGTCACGGCCAGCACGCCGATGACCGGGAGCACGATCGACATCGGGCTGCCGACAGCGGCGGCGAAGGAGTCGAAGGAGAGCGAGTCGCGGTCGCCGAGCAGCACGGTGACCACGGTCGCGATCACCGACGCGATCACGATGCTCGCCATCAGCCAGAACCCGGCGCGGGTGTCGAACATCTTCTGCAGCTCGACCAGGAGCACCCGGCCGAATGGGATCGGCTCCGGCGTACGCCGTGGCGCGCGGCGTTCGCCTGCGACGGGGCGGGCGTCGGGGGAGAGGGTCTCGGTGCTCATGCTGCGTTCCCTTCGCGGGCGGTGGTGGCGGTGAGCTCGAGGAACATCTCCTCGAGGCGGGCCCCGTCGGCGGCGCGGAGCTCGCTGACGGCGATGCCGGCGGCGAAGGCGATCCGGCCGATGTGGCCGGCGTCGCCGCTGACCAGCAGGGCGCCGTCGGCGGGCGTGGACTCCAGGCCTGCGCCGACCAGAGCGGTGTGGAGGCCGCGCAGGTCGTCGGCGCGGACCAGGGTCTCGGCCGACGCGAGCAGGTCGGCCTTGGTGCCCGAGGCGACGATCCGGCCGTGGCCGATGACGACGATGTCGTCGGCGACGACCTCGATCTCGTTGAGCAGGTGGCTGGAGAGGAGCACGGTGCCGCCCTGGTCGGCGAAGCCGCGCAGGAGGTCGCGCATCCAGCGGATGCCGGCGGGGTCGAGGCCGTTGGCCGGCTCGTCGAGGATCAGCACCTCGGGGTCGCCGAGGAGTGCGGAGGCGATGCCGAGGCGCTGGCGCATGCCGAGGGAGTAGGTGCGGACTCGGCGGCCCGCCTCCTCCTCGGTCAGGCCCACGGCGGCGAGGAGGTCGTCGACGCGGGACCCGGGCAGGCCCATGAGGCGCGCGTTGATGCGCAGCACCTCGCGGCCGGTGCGGCCGGCGTGCTGGGCCGAGGCGTCCAGGAGGACGCCGACCTCGCGGCCGGGGTTGGGCAGGTCGGCGAAGCGACGGCCGAGGATGTGGGCGGTGCCGGAGCTGGCCTCGGCGAGGCCGGCCATGATCCGCATGGTGGTGGACTTGCCGGCGCCGTTCGGGCCCAGGAAGCCCGTGACGCGGCCCGGCAGCGCGGTGAACGACACGTGGTCGACGGCGGTGTGGCGGCCGTACGACCTGGTGAGGGATTCGACGGTGATCATGGCTCCCACCCTCGTGTGCAGGCGGGGGCGGGCGCTTCGGGCACGCCCCCGGTGCCGACCCTGAGATCGCCGCGCCTGGCCTCAGGGACACATCGGGGGAACAAGGGGACACGTCACGTGGTTGTGCCCGCCATGGAGATCGAGATCTGGTCCGACGTCGTCTGCCCGTGGTGCTACATCGGCAAGCGCCGGCTCGAGAAGGCACTGGACGGCTTCGAGCACGACGTGACCATCACCTGGCGTTCCTTCCAGCTCGACCCGGGCGCACCGACGGTGCCGGTCGAGACTGTCGCGGAGGCCCTGGGCCGCAAGTACGGCGGGGGAGAGGCCGCGGGTCGGCAGATGATCGACCGCGTCGAGGCGGTCGCCGCGGAGGAGGGCATGCTCTGGCGGCACCACCAGTCGCAGCGTGTCGGCACCGTCGACGCCCACCGTCTCCTGCACCTCGCGCTGCACGACGGCGGTCCCAAGCTCCAGGGCCAGCTCAAGGAGCGCCTCTTCGCGGCGTACTTCGCCGAGGCGGCGAACGTCGCGGACCACGGCGTCCTGCGGAGCCTGGCGGCCGAGGCCGGCCTCGACGCCGCCCGTGTCGACGAGGTCCTGGCGGGCAGTGACTACCTCGACGAGGTGTACGCCGACCAGCAGCAGGCCGGCGCGTACGGTGCGACCGGTGTGCCGTTCTACGTGATCGAGAAGCGCTACGGCGTCTCGGGTGCCCAGCCCGCCGAGGCCCTGCGCCAGGTCCTCGGCCGCGCGTGGACGGACCTGCACCCGTCCCTCACGATCGTCGACGGCGACAACGCCTGCGGCCCCGACGGTTGCGCCATCTGAGACGGCACGAGCGTTCACCGTGCCGCCGCCGTGCGGCCGTGAAACCCGCCCGGGCTCCCCTCGGGGGTCCCTGTAGAGTGAGGGCCCGCGCACAGCGTCGTGCACGCCCCTCTGCGCCTTCTGCGCGAGGATCCCCGGAACCACACTCGCACCAAACGAGGGAATCGCTGTGAGCAAGCCTGTCGTCCTGATCGCCGAAGAGCTGAGCCCCGCCACCATCGACGCGCTGGGTCCCGACTTCGAGATCCGCAACTGCAACGGCGCCGACCGCGCCGAGCTGCTGCCGGCCATCGCCGACGTCGACGCGATCCTGGTCCGGTCCGCGACCAAGGTCGACGCCGAGGCGCTCGCCGCCGCGTCGAAGCTGAAGGTCGTCGCCCGCGCCGGTGTCGGTCTCGACAACGTCGACGTGAAGGCCGCCACCGAGCGCGGTGTCATGGTCGTCAACGCGCCGACGTCCAACATCGTCTCCGCCGCCGAGCTCGCCGTCGCGCTGATGCTCGCCGCCGCCCGCAACGTCTCGCCGGCGCACGCCGCGCTCAAGGACGGCGTCTGGGCCCGCTCGAAGTACTCCGGAATCGAGCTCTACGAGAAGACGGCCGCCATCGTCGGCCTGGGTCGCATCGGCGTCCTCGTCGCGCAGCGCCTCTCGGCGTTCGGCATGAAGGTCATCGCGTACGACCCCTACGTCCAGGCCGGCCGCGCTGCCCAGATGGGTGTCCGCCTCGTCGACCTCGACACCCTGATGGCCGAGGCCGACTTCATCTCCGTGCACCTCCCGAAGACGCCGGAGACCGTGGGCCTGATCGGCGCCGACCAGTTCGCGAAGGCGAAGAAGGAGCTCGTGCTCGTCAACGCCGCCCGCGGTGGCATCGTCGACGAGGCCGCGCTCTACGACGCGCTCAAGGAGGGGCGCATCGCGGCCGCCGGCCTCGACGTCTTCGCCAAGGAGCCGTGCACCGACAGCCCGCTCTTCACCCTCGACAACGTGGTCGCCACGCCGCACCTCGGTGCGTCGACCGAGGAGGCCCAGGAGAAGGCCGGCATCGCCGTCGCCAAGTCCGTGCGCCTCGCTCTCGCGGGTGAGCTGGTCCCCGACGCGGTCAACGTCCAGGGTGGCGTCATCGCTGAGGACGTCCGCCCGGGCATCCCGCTCACGGAGAAGCTCGGCCGCGTCTTCACCGCGCTCGCCGGCGAGGTCGCCCAGCAGATCGACGTCGAGGTCCGTGGCGAGATCACCGAGTACGACGTCAAGGTGCTGGAGCTCGCCGCCCTCAAGGGCGTCTTCGCCGACATCGTCGAGGACCAGGTCTCCTACGTCAACGCGCCGCTGCTGGCCGCCGAGCGCGGCACGGCTGTCCGCCTCGTCGCCGAGTCGGAGTCGCCGGACCACCGCAACCTGATCACGATCCGCGGCACGCTCGCCGACGGCTCGCAGGTCTCGGTCTCCGGCACCCTGGTCGGCATCCACCAGCGCGAGCGCCTCGTCGAGGTCAACGGCTTCGACGTGGACATCGAGCTCACCGAGCACCTCGCCTTCTTCCGCTACGAGGACCGCCCGGGCATGGTCGGCACGCTCGGCGGCATCCTGGGCGACGCGGGCGTCAACATCGCCGGCATGCAGGTCGCCCGTGACGCCAAGGGTGGCCAGGCCCTCGTGGCGCTGTCGGTCGACTCCGCCATCCCGGCAGAGACGCTGGCCAAGGTCGAGGCCGAGATCAAGGCCGAGTCGGTGCGCGCTGCCGACCTCACCGACTGACTCCACGCAGCAACACGTCGTACGGCCGGTCCCGTCGGGGCCGGCCGTCCGGCATTTCCTGGCCCGTACGGGTCACTGTGCCCCAGTTCATGAGCGCGGGGCCGTGACCCTGCGTGCAGGGGCGTCGTTGGGACTCGACAGCGCTGCTTCCCATCCGGGGGCAGGCATCGGACCTCCCGGAAGGCAGCCTCCTCGTGGACCGTCGACCTCGCATCCTGCTGCTCCTCGCAGTGCTGGTGGTGCCGTTCGGCGTCCTCGACGTGGCCCCCGCGCCGCACGCGGCTGCCGCAGACGGACCGAACTGCGGCACGACGGTCTACAAGGCCTCCGGCGAGGCGTGGCAGTGCACCTTCTCCGAGGGGTTCTCCAGCTCGACCCTCGACACGACGAAGTGGCGGCCGCTGCTCACGCGCAACACCGATGCGCAGACACCCGAGTGCCGGATCAAGGACAACCGGACTGTCGCGCTCGCGAACGGCGTCCTCAAGCTCACCGTCCGCAAGCTCTCCTCGCCGATGACCTGCACCACCAAGTCGGGCAGCACCTACCGGACGTCGTACATCGGGGGCGGGATCGCCACCAACGGCCTGTTCCACCTCACCTACGGTCGCGTCCAGTTCCGCGCGGCGATGCCGTACTACGGCGGCAGGGGCATCCACAGCGCGCTCTGGCTGTGGCCGGCGTACATGAAGTACGGCGAGAAGTCGGGCGAGCTGGACGTGGCCGAATGGCGTTCGTCGCAGCCGCACCGCGTCGTGCCGACGGTTCACTACAACGACGGGGGAGCGGACCCCGACATCACCAACTGGGCCTGCTACGTGGACAAGGTCTGGAACTTCCACACCTACACGCTGGAGTGGACGCGGGACTCGCTGCGGTTCCTCTACGACGGCAAGCTGTGCCTCGAGGACAGCTGGATCTCCGCCGACGGCCTGACCAAGCCGGCGCCGTTCGACGAGCCGTACTTCCTCATCCTCAACCAGGCCCTCGGGAGCGGGCAGAACGCCGTCACGTCGAGCACGGCCTTCCCCCAGTCGATGTCCGTGGACTACGTGCGGGTGTGGCGCTAGCCGCCTAGGGTCGACGGGATGCGCCCCCGTCTCGCGCCGTACCTTGCTGCGGCACTCGTCCTCCTCGCTGCCGGCTGCGCGCCGGGCGGCCCGGCCACGGCGCCGCCCCGCTCCGGTTCCAGTGCGCCTGCCTCGAGCCCGTGCGGCTCCCCGGCCCCCGCACGTCCGGGAGGAGGCACCTGGACGTGCGCGTTCGCGGACGACTTCGAGGGCGACCAGCTCGACTCGCGCCGCTGGCGTCCGCTGCTGACGCGCGACTCCGGGGTGGCCACTCCCGAGTGCCGGCTCGACCTCCCGGGCACGGTGGCCGTCGCCGGCGGCCTGCTGAGGCTGACGGCGCGCCGTCTCCCGCATCCG
Encoded proteins:
- the ilvN gene encoding acetolactate synthase small subunit, with translation MARHTLSVLVENKPGVLARIAALFSRRGFNIDSLAVGPTEHSDVSRMTIVVNVEETPLEQVTKQLNKLIEVLKIVELDGSASVNRELLLVKLKADAESRGQVLDVVQLFSADVVDVAPDAVTVQLVGSSQRLSDFLKVVEPFGIRELVQSGMVAIGRGPRSISERTLRPVAVPTPPPAAG
- the ilvC gene encoding ketol-acid reductoisomerase produces the protein MAEMFYDDDADLSLIQGKQVAVIGYGSQGHAHALNLRDSGVDVRIGLKADSKSIAKAEAEGLRVLTVAEAVEEADVIVILAPDQHQRKIYAEDIKPHLAEGDTLVFGHGFNIRFGYIEAPEGVDVIMVAPKAPGHTVRREYVAGRGIPDIIAVEKDASGNALELAKSYAKAIGGTRAGVIMTTFTEETETDLFGEQAVLCGGVSQLVMYGFETLTEAGYQPEVAYFECLHELKLIVDLMWEGGIAKQRWSVSDTAEYGDYVSGPRVIDPRVKENMKAVLADIQSGAFAKRFIDDQDAGAPEFLELRAKGAAHPIEETGRKLRGLFSWKQQDADYTEGSAAR
- a CDS encoding ABC transporter permease subunit, with protein sequence MSTETLSPDARPVAGERRAPRRTPEPIPFGRVLLVELQKMFDTRAGFWLMASIVIASVIATVVTVLLGDRDSLSFDSFAAAVGSPMSIVLPVIGVLAVTSEWSQRTALTTFTLVPSRPRVIGAKVVDVLAIGVVSMLLALGIGALGNVVTSLVTGNEAIWDISAASFAKIVLANELGMLLGLALGLLFRSSPAAVVGYFVVNFVLPGVSGALASSQQWWADHAGWFDLNQTRFLLFDSALTGEQWTQLGVTTLLWIVVPFLVGLRLVLRTEVK
- a CDS encoding ABC transporter ATP-binding protein, whose protein sequence is MITVESLTRSYGRHTAVDHVSFTALPGRVTGFLGPNGAGKSTTMRIMAGLAEASSGTAHILGRRFADLPNPGREVGVLLDASAQHAGRTGREVLRINARLMGLPGSRVDDLLAAVGLTEEEAGRRVRTYSLGMRQRLGIASALLGDPEVLILDEPANGLDPAGIRWMRDLLRGFADQGGTVLLSSHLLNEIEVVADDIVVIGHGRIVASGTKADLLASAETLVRADDLRGLHTALVGAGLESTPADGALLVSGDAGHIGRIAFAAGIAVSELRAADGARLEEMFLELTATTAREGNAA
- a CDS encoding DsbA family oxidoreductase, with product MEIEIWSDVVCPWCYIGKRRLEKALDGFEHDVTITWRSFQLDPGAPTVPVETVAEALGRKYGGGEAAGRQMIDRVEAVAAEEGMLWRHHQSQRVGTVDAHRLLHLALHDGGPKLQGQLKERLFAAYFAEAANVADHGVLRSLAAEAGLDAARVDEVLAGSDYLDEVYADQQQAGAYGATGVPFYVIEKRYGVSGAQPAEALRQVLGRAWTDLHPSLTIVDGDNACGPDGCAI
- the serA gene encoding phosphoglycerate dehydrogenase; translated protein: MSKPVVLIAEELSPATIDALGPDFEIRNCNGADRAELLPAIADVDAILVRSATKVDAEALAAASKLKVVARAGVGLDNVDVKAATERGVMVVNAPTSNIVSAAELAVALMLAAARNVSPAHAALKDGVWARSKYSGIELYEKTAAIVGLGRIGVLVAQRLSAFGMKVIAYDPYVQAGRAAQMGVRLVDLDTLMAEADFISVHLPKTPETVGLIGADQFAKAKKELVLVNAARGGIVDEAALYDALKEGRIAAAGLDVFAKEPCTDSPLFTLDNVVATPHLGASTEEAQEKAGIAVAKSVRLALAGELVPDAVNVQGGVIAEDVRPGIPLTEKLGRVFTALAGEVAQQIDVEVRGEITEYDVKVLELAALKGVFADIVEDQVSYVNAPLLAAERGTAVRLVAESESPDHRNLITIRGTLADGSQVSVSGTLVGIHQRERLVEVNGFDVDIELTEHLAFFRYEDRPGMVGTLGGILGDAGVNIAGMQVARDAKGGQALVALSVDSAIPAETLAKVEAEIKAESVRAADLTD
- a CDS encoding glycoside hydrolase family 16 protein, with amino-acid sequence MDRRPRILLLLAVLVVPFGVLDVAPAPHAAAADGPNCGTTVYKASGEAWQCTFSEGFSSSTLDTTKWRPLLTRNTDAQTPECRIKDNRTVALANGVLKLTVRKLSSPMTCTTKSGSTYRTSYIGGGIATNGLFHLTYGRVQFRAAMPYYGGRGIHSALWLWPAYMKYGEKSGELDVAEWRSSQPHRVVPTVHYNDGGADPDITNWACYVDKVWNFHTYTLEWTRDSLRFLYDGKLCLEDSWISADGLTKPAPFDEPYFLILNQALGSGQNAVTSSTAFPQSMSVDYVRVWR